A single genomic interval of Bradyrhizobium sp. sBnM-33 harbors:
- a CDS encoding FAD-dependent oxidoreductase: protein MYQKSDLRGDSPVSIIGAGIAGAWQALLFAQAGHAVTLYERSDADMTLSTSHWAGGMLAPWCEAETSEPVIGRLGTRSLDLWRELFPNTPFNGSLVVAHPRDRADFERFAKLTTGHIRLDASGVGRLEPSLDGRFRDGLFYAGEGHVEPRRVLPELHARIEAAGGTIKFDCDVSAENLDGIVIDCRGLSARDEQRELRGVKGEMIIIETSEVEFSRPVRLIHPRWPLYVIPRGDNKFMLGATTIEAEDTGVSVRSALELLGAAYAVHPAFAEARIVEFGSGLRPAFPNNLPRITISKSKIAVNGLYRHGFLVAPALAELTLAYVQRGAIDNEVMRCV from the coding sequence ATGTACCAGAAGTCAGATCTGCGGGGGGATTCTCCCGTTTCCATCATCGGCGCGGGCATTGCCGGCGCGTGGCAGGCGCTATTGTTCGCACAGGCCGGCCATGCCGTCACGTTGTACGAGCGCAGTGACGCCGATATGACGCTTTCCACCAGTCACTGGGCCGGCGGCATGCTAGCCCCCTGGTGCGAGGCTGAGACCTCCGAGCCTGTGATCGGCCGGCTCGGCACCCGCTCGCTCGATTTGTGGCGCGAGCTCTTTCCCAACACCCCGTTCAACGGTTCGCTGGTGGTGGCGCATCCGCGCGACCGCGCCGATTTCGAGCGGTTTGCCAAACTCACCACCGGCCATATCAGGCTCGACGCAAGCGGCGTCGGCCGGCTCGAACCCTCGCTGGACGGCCGCTTTCGCGACGGCCTGTTCTATGCAGGCGAAGGCCATGTCGAGCCGCGGCGCGTGCTGCCGGAGCTGCATGCGCGCATCGAAGCCGCCGGCGGCACGATCAAGTTCGATTGCGACGTCAGTGCGGAAAATCTCGACGGCATCGTGATCGACTGCCGCGGGCTGTCGGCCCGCGACGAGCAGCGGGAGTTGCGCGGCGTCAAGGGCGAGATGATCATCATCGAGACATCGGAGGTCGAGTTCTCGCGCCCGGTGCGGCTGATCCATCCGCGCTGGCCGCTCTATGTCATCCCGCGCGGCGACAACAAATTCATGCTAGGCGCGACCACGATCGAGGCCGAGGACACCGGCGTCAGCGTGCGCTCGGCGCTGGAGCTGTTAGGTGCGGCCTATGCCGTGCATCCGGCTTTCGCCGAGGCGCGCATCGTCGAGTTCGGCTCTGGCTTGCGTCCCGCCTTCCCAAACAATCTGCCGCGGATCACGATCAGCAAGAGCAAGATCGCGGTCAACGGCCTTTACCGCCACGGTTTTCTGGTGGCGCCCGCGCTGGCCGAGCTGACGCTCGCCTACGTGCAGCGCGGCGCGATCGACAATGAGGTGATGCGATGCGTGTGA
- the thiS gene encoding sulfur carrier protein ThiS, which yields MRVTINGEQREIASKRVDALLSELEYEGTHFAIAVNYDVLPKSRWAETALKAGDEIEIITPRQGG from the coding sequence ATGCGTGTGACCATCAACGGCGAACAGCGTGAGATCGCCTCGAAGCGCGTCGACGCGCTGCTCTCCGAGCTCGAATACGAAGGCACGCATTTCGCGATCGCCGTGAATTACGACGTGCTGCCGAAAAGCCGCTGGGCCGAGACCGCACTGAAAGCTGGCGACGAAATCGAGATCATCACCCCGCGGCAGGGAGGGTGA
- a CDS encoding thiazole synthase, whose translation MLNFYGKTFSSRLLIGTALYPSPAIMQDAIRASGANIVTVSLRREAAGGKTGDAFWSLIRELDVTVLPNTAGCRSVREAVTTAKLARELFGTPWIKLEVIADNDTLQPDVVGLVEAAAILIKDGFEVFPYCTEDLSVAMRLVETGCKVVMPWAAPIGSAKGITNRDALKLMRERLPDITLVVDAGLGAPSHAAHALELGYDAVLLNTAVAKAADPVAMANAFRLGVEAGRTAYEAGLMEARDFASPSTPVIGTPFWHAVS comes from the coding sequence ATGCTGAACTTCTACGGCAAAACCTTCTCCTCCCGCCTCCTGATCGGCACGGCGCTCTATCCCTCGCCGGCGATCATGCAGGACGCGATCCGCGCCTCTGGCGCCAACATCGTGACCGTGTCGCTGCGGCGCGAGGCCGCCGGCGGCAAGACCGGCGATGCGTTCTGGTCGCTGATCCGCGAACTCGACGTCACGGTGCTGCCGAACACCGCCGGCTGCCGCAGCGTGCGCGAGGCGGTGACCACCGCAAAGCTGGCGCGTGAACTGTTCGGTACGCCCTGGATCAAGCTCGAAGTGATCGCCGACAACGACACGCTGCAGCCCGACGTGGTCGGCCTGGTTGAAGCCGCCGCCATCCTGATCAAGGACGGCTTTGAAGTGTTCCCCTATTGCACCGAAGATCTTTCGGTGGCGATGCGGCTGGTCGAAACGGGGTGCAAGGTGGTGATGCCCTGGGCCGCGCCGATCGGAAGTGCAAAAGGCATCACCAACCGCGATGCGCTAAAGCTGATGCGCGAGCGCCTGCCCGATATCACGCTGGTGGTCGACGCCGGCCTCGGCGCCCCCTCGCATGCTGCCCACGCCCTCGAGCTCGGCTACGACGCCGTGCTGCTCAACACCGCGGTGGCAAAAGCCGCCGATCCCGTCGCGATGGCCAACGCCTTCCGCCTCGGCGTCGAAGCCGGCCGCACCGCCTATGAAGCCGGCTTGATGGAAGCCCGCGACTTCGCCTCTCCCTCCACCCCTGTGATTGGGACCCCGTTCTGGCATGCCGTATCCTGA
- a CDS encoding thiamine phosphate synthase gives MPYPDRFYPVVDSVAWVARLALLGAGTIQLRAKDLDDAEALQIVTDALEVIKGTDAKLVVNDYWRAAIVAGAKHLHLGQEDLVGADLNEIRKAGLTLGISTHDDEELATALAARPDYIALGPIFPTTLKSMRFAPQGIPKITEWKKRIGNIPLVAIGGIKFEQSAEIYAAGADSIAVVSDVTQSADPDARVRQWLGQGAETA, from the coding sequence ATGCCGTATCCTGATCGATTCTACCCCGTGGTCGACAGCGTCGCCTGGGTGGCGCGGCTGGCGCTGCTCGGCGCCGGCACCATCCAGCTGCGCGCCAAGGATCTCGACGACGCCGAGGCGCTGCAGATCGTGACCGACGCCCTTGAAGTCATCAAGGGCACCGATGCCAAGCTCGTCGTCAACGATTACTGGCGCGCGGCGATCGTCGCCGGTGCAAAACACCTGCATCTCGGCCAGGAAGACCTCGTCGGCGCCGATCTCAACGAAATCCGCAAAGCCGGATTGACGCTCGGCATCTCCACCCATGACGACGAAGAACTGGCGACTGCGCTCGCCGCCAGGCCCGACTACATCGCGCTCGGTCCGATCTTCCCGACCACGCTGAAATCGATGCGTTTTGCGCCGCAGGGCATTCCAAAGATCACCGAATGGAAAAAGCGCATCGGCAATATCCCGCTGGTCGCGATCGGCGGCATCAAGTTCGAACAATCAGCCGAGATCTACGCCGCCGGCGCCGACTCCATCGCCGTCGTCAGCGACGTCACCCAGAGCGCCGATCCCGACGCGCGGGTGCGGCAATGGCTGGGCCAGGGCGCGGAGACAGCGTGA
- the thiC gene encoding phosphomethylpyrimidine synthase ThiC, whose protein sequence is MNIRSNPDTTLPAVTTGPLPSSRKIFATPDAAPDLRVPLREIILSEAAGEPNLPVYDTSGPYTDPSVTIDVNAGLPRNRLAWVKERGGVEEYEGREIKPEDNGNVGASHAAKAFTAHHKPIRGLDGHKITQLEFARAGIITKEMIYVAERENLGRKAQLERAEAALADGESFGAEVPAFITPEFVRSEIARGRAIIPCNINHAELEPMIIGRNFLTKINANIGNSAVTSSVEEEVDKMVWAIRWGADTVMDLSTGRNIHTTREWILRNSPVPIGTVPIYQALEKCEGDPVKLTWELYKDTLIEQCEQGVDYFTIHAGVRLPYIHLTANRVTGIVSRGGSIMAKWCLAHHKESFLYTHFDEICDLMRKYDVSFSLGDGLRPGSIADANDRAQFAELETLGELTKIAWDKGCQVMIEGPGHVPMHKIKINMDKQLKECGEAPFYTLGPLTTDIAPGYDHITSGIGAAMIGWFGCAMLCYVTPKEHLGLPDRNDVKTGVITYKIAAHASDLAKGHPAAQLRDDALSRARFDFRWTDQFNLGLDPDTAKSFHDETLPKEAHKVAHFCSMCGPKFCSMKITQDVRDYAATLNDPAGVGMSVSGTIEDGMAAMSAKFKEMGSDLYLDAEKVKESNRVL, encoded by the coding sequence ATGAACATTCGCTCCAACCCCGACACCACCCTGCCCGCCGTCACCACCGGCCCCCTTCCCTCGTCGCGAAAAATCTTCGCCACACCCGATGCCGCGCCCGACCTGCGCGTGCCCTTGCGCGAAATCATCCTCTCCGAAGCCGCGGGCGAGCCGAACCTCCCCGTCTACGACACCTCCGGCCCCTACACCGATCCGTCCGTCACTATCGACGTCAACGCCGGTCTCCCCCGAAACCGCCTCGCCTGGGTCAAGGAGCGCGGCGGCGTCGAGGAATATGAGGGCCGCGAGATCAAGCCGGAGGACAACGGCAATGTCGGCGCCTCGCATGCCGCAAAGGCCTTCACGGCGCATCACAAGCCGATCCGCGGCCTCGACGGCCACAAGATCACGCAGCTCGAATTCGCCCGCGCCGGCATCATCACGAAAGAGATGATCTACGTCGCCGAGCGCGAAAACCTCGGCCGGAAAGCACAGCTCGAGCGCGCGGAAGCGGCATTGGCCGATGGCGAAAGCTTTGGCGCTGAGGTCCCCGCCTTCATCACCCCGGAATTCGTCCGCTCCGAGATCGCGCGCGGACGCGCCATCATCCCCTGCAACATCAACCACGCCGAACTCGAGCCGATGATCATCGGCCGAAATTTCCTGACCAAGATCAACGCCAATATCGGCAACTCCGCCGTCACCTCATCGGTCGAAGAGGAAGTCGACAAGATGGTGTGGGCGATCCGCTGGGGCGCCGACACGGTGATGGACCTCTCGACGGGCCGCAACATCCACACCACGCGGGAATGGATCTTGCGCAACTCGCCGGTGCCGATCGGCACCGTGCCGATCTACCAGGCGCTGGAGAAGTGCGAAGGCGATCCCGTCAAGCTGACCTGGGAGCTCTACAAGGACACGCTGATCGAGCAATGCGAACAGGGCGTCGATTATTTCACCATCCACGCCGGCGTGCGCCTGCCCTACATCCACTTAACCGCCAACCGCGTCACCGGCATCGTCTCGCGCGGCGGCTCGATCATGGCCAAATGGTGCCTGGCGCATCACAAGGAGAGCTTCCTCTATACGCATTTCGACGAGATCTGCGACCTCATGCGCAAGTATGACGTCTCGTTCTCGCTCGGCGACGGCCTGCGCCCCGGCTCGATCGCCGATGCCAACGACCGCGCACAATTTGCGGAGCTGGAGACGCTCGGCGAACTGACCAAGATCGCATGGGACAAGGGCTGCCAGGTGATGATCGAAGGCCCCGGCCATGTGCCGATGCACAAGATCAAGATCAACATGGACAAGCAGCTCAAGGAATGCGGCGAAGCTCCGTTCTACACGCTGGGGCCGCTGACCACCGACATCGCGCCGGGCTACGACCACATCACCTCAGGCATTGGCGCGGCCATGATCGGCTGGTTCGGCTGCGCCATGCTCTGCTACGTCACGCCGAAGGAGCATCTCGGCCTGCCCGACCGCAACGACGTGAAGACCGGCGTCATCACCTACAAGATCGCCGCCCACGCCTCTGACTTGGCCAAGGGCCACCCGGCCGCCCAGCTCCGCGACGACGCGCTCTCCCGCGCCCGCTTCGACTTCCGCTGGACCGACCAGTTCAACCTCGGCCTCGATCCGGACACCGCAAAAAGCTTCCACGACGAGACGCTGCCGAAGGAAGCCCACAAGGTCGCGCACTTCTGCTCGATGTGCGGGCCGAAGTTCTGTTCGATGAAGATTACCCAGGACGTGCGGGATTATGCGGCAACGCTGAACGATCCGGCGGGTGTGGGGATGTCGGTGAGTGGTACGATCGAGGATGGCATGGCTGCGATGAGCGCCAAGTTCAAGGAGATGGGAAGCGATCTCTACCTGGATGCGGAGAAAGTGAAGGAGAGCAATCGGGTGTTGTGA
- a CDS encoding helix-turn-helix domain-containing protein → MPREYLGDVYIGAACDRASEIPLPDSPALSPHQIVPMLIGSTVEAIERELVLQTLARCHGNRTHAARVLGLSVRTMRNKIRQYATDGADIPAHS, encoded by the coding sequence ATGCCCCGGGAGTACCTTGGTGACGTGTACATTGGCGCGGCGTGCGACCGCGCGAGCGAGATTCCGCTGCCGGATTCTCCGGCCCTTTCACCCCACCAGATCGTGCCGATGCTGATCGGCTCCACCGTCGAGGCGATCGAGCGCGAGCTCGTGCTGCAGACGCTGGCGCGCTGCCACGGCAATCGCACTCATGCCGCGCGCGTGCTCGGACTTTCGGTGCGCACGATGCGCAACAAGATCCGGCAGTATGCGACTGATGGGGCCGACATTCCCGCGCACAGCTAG
- a CDS encoding SPFH domain-containing protein — translation MALLGFDAVCVQQFETVLLYRNGRFERALTPGRHRIRAGSRQLARIDLRPEVLRFTQGAVSADRFAVNLVYVARIQIVDPRAAFESTQNYRDEVCIRLQSVVKAVCSRKPRLEIQMDHQSFGNSVQKAASQVLRSIGCECLTFELLQVDSAGPIAELENRRMGFAAH, via the coding sequence ATGGCGCTGCTCGGCTTCGATGCGGTCTGCGTCCAGCAGTTCGAAACCGTGCTGCTCTACCGGAACGGGCGTTTTGAAAGAGCCCTGACACCCGGCCGGCACCGCATCCGCGCCGGCAGCCGCCAACTGGCGCGGATCGATTTGCGGCCCGAGGTGTTACGGTTCACGCAAGGCGCAGTCTCCGCGGACCGCTTTGCGGTCAACCTCGTCTATGTCGCGCGCATCCAGATCGTCGACCCCCGGGCCGCTTTCGAAAGCACGCAGAATTACCGGGACGAGGTCTGCATACGCCTGCAGTCGGTCGTGAAGGCGGTGTGCAGCCGAAAGCCGCGCCTCGAAATTCAGATGGACCACCAGAGCTTTGGCAACAGCGTCCAGAAGGCCGCCAGCCAGGTGCTTCGCTCGATCGGTTGCGAATGCCTGACGTTCGAGCTGCTGCAGGTCGATTCCGCGGGGCCGATCGCGGAATTGGAGAACAGGCGCATGGGATTTGCCGCGCATTAG
- a CDS encoding alkene reductase, with protein MSQTKLFEPLKLGPIALPNRLVMAPLTRNRAVPPGMVPSPLAIDYYGQRASAGLLITEASQVSQQGQGYQDTPGIYSKEQVEGWRKVTDRVHEKGGRIFIQIWHVGRISHTTLQPGGGKPVAPSAIRAKGKTFVGGTFTEISEPRALELSEIPGIIDDFKRGTENALAAGFDGVEIHGANGYLLDQFAKDGTNKRTDAYGGSIENRAKLMLEVSQAVAAIAGPERTGIRISPVTPANDVSDSNPQPLFDHIVDGLDALKLSYIHVIEGATGGPRDIAPFDYASLRKRFGGAYVANNGYDFDLATKVLEAGAADLIAFGKPFISNPDLVERLKKGAPLNEWDKATFYGGGAKGYTDYPTLAAAQAAE; from the coding sequence ATGAGCCAGACCAAACTGTTCGAGCCCCTCAAGCTTGGCCCGATTGCGCTGCCCAACCGCCTTGTGATGGCGCCGCTGACCCGCAACCGCGCGGTGCCTCCGGGCATGGTGCCGAGCCCGCTTGCGATCGACTATTATGGCCAGCGCGCCTCCGCCGGATTGCTCATCACCGAAGCCAGCCAGGTTTCGCAGCAGGGTCAGGGCTATCAGGATACGCCGGGCATCTATTCGAAAGAGCAGGTCGAGGGCTGGCGCAAGGTCACCGATCGCGTGCATGAAAAAGGCGGGCGCATCTTCATCCAGATCTGGCATGTCGGCCGTATCTCGCACACCACGCTGCAGCCCGGCGGCGGCAAGCCGGTGGCGCCGTCGGCGATCCGCGCCAAGGGCAAGACGTTTGTGGGCGGCACCTTCACCGAGATATCCGAACCGCGTGCGCTGGAGCTGTCGGAAATTCCAGGGATCATCGACGACTTCAAGCGCGGCACCGAGAACGCGCTGGCCGCCGGTTTTGACGGCGTCGAGATCCACGGCGCCAACGGTTACCTGCTCGATCAATTTGCAAAAGACGGCACCAACAAGCGCACCGATGCCTACGGCGGATCGATCGAGAACCGCGCAAAGCTGATGCTGGAAGTGTCGCAGGCGGTGGCCGCGATTGCCGGCCCCGAGCGCACCGGCATCCGCATTTCACCGGTGACGCCCGCCAACGATGTGTCCGATTCCAATCCACAGCCGCTGTTCGATCACATCGTGGATGGACTCGACGCGCTGAAGCTGAGCTACATTCACGTCATCGAAGGCGCCACCGGCGGGCCGCGCGATATCGCGCCGTTCGATTACGCGTCCTTGCGTAAGCGCTTTGGCGGAGCCTATGTCGCCAACAACGGCTACGACTTCGACCTCGCGACAAAAGTGCTCGAGGCCGGCGCCGCCGACCTGATCGCGTTCGGCAAGCCATTCATCTCGAACCCCGATCTGGTCGAGCGATTGAAGAAGGGCGCGCCCTTGAATGAATGGGACAAGGCGACGTTCTATGGCGGCGGCGCGAAGGGATATACGGATTATCCGACGCTGGCGGCGGCGCAAGCGGCGGAGTGA
- a CDS encoding ABC transporter substrate-binding protein gives MTSAAALIAASVTIAAPVRADDAVNQRWIDSEFQPSTLSKEEQMKELQWFVKAAEPFKGMEINVVSETITTHEYESRTLAKAFTEITGIKVKHDLIQEGDVVEKLQTQMQSGKNVYDGWINDSDLIGTHVRYGQTVILSDYMTGEGKDVTNPQLDVNDFIGKSFTTGPDGKLYQLPDQQFANLYWFRYDWFSNPEYKAKFKAKYGYELGVPVNWSAYEDIAEFFTNDIKEINGVKVYGHMDYGKKDPSLGWRFTDAWLSMAGNGDKGIPNGLPVDEWGIRMEGCRPVGSSVERGGDTNGPAAVYSITKYLDWMKKYAPPQAQGMTFSEAGPVPAQGNIAQQIFWYTAFTADMVKPGIPVVNADGTPKWRMAPSPHGSYWKDGMKLGYQDAGSATLLKSTPPDRRKAAWLYLQFINSKTVSLKKSHVGLTFVRESDIWDKSFTERAPKLGGLIEFYRSPARVQWTPTGNNVPDYPKLAQLWWQNIGDASSGAKTPQAAMDALAAAQDSVLERLEKSGVQKECGPKLNKKETAEFWFAKAEKDKTIAPQRKLANEKPKGETVDYDALIKSWPATPPKRAEAK, from the coding sequence ATGACCAGCGCGGCTGCGCTGATCGCCGCATCCGTGACCATTGCCGCACCTGTGCGTGCCGATGACGCCGTCAATCAAAGGTGGATCGACAGCGAATTCCAGCCCTCGACACTGTCGAAGGAGGAGCAGATGAAAGAGCTGCAGTGGTTCGTCAAGGCCGCCGAGCCCTTCAAGGGCATGGAAATCAACGTCGTGTCGGAAACGATCACGACGCACGAATATGAATCGCGGACGCTGGCGAAAGCTTTCACCGAGATCACCGGCATCAAGGTCAAGCACGACCTGATCCAGGAAGGCGATGTCGTCGAAAAGCTGCAGACCCAGATGCAGTCCGGCAAAAACGTCTATGACGGCTGGATCAACGATTCGGACCTGATCGGCACCCACGTCCGCTACGGCCAAACCGTGATCCTGTCGGACTACATGACCGGCGAGGGCAAGGACGTCACCAATCCGCAGCTCGACGTCAACGACTTCATCGGCAAATCCTTCACCACGGGTCCGGACGGCAAGCTCTATCAGTTGCCCGACCAGCAGTTCGCGAACCTCTATTGGTTCCGTTACGACTGGTTCTCCAATCCGGAATACAAAGCCAAGTTCAAGGCGAAGTATGGCTACGAGCTCGGCGTTCCCGTGAACTGGTCCGCCTATGAAGACATCGCCGAGTTCTTCACCAACGACATCAAGGAGATCAACGGCGTCAAGGTCTATGGCCACATGGACTACGGCAAGAAGGATCCCTCGCTCGGCTGGCGGTTCACCGACGCCTGGCTGTCGATGGCCGGCAACGGCGACAAGGGCATCCCGAACGGCCTGCCGGTCGACGAATGGGGCATCCGCATGGAAGGCTGCCGTCCGGTCGGCTCGTCGGTCGAGCGCGGCGGCGACACCAACGGTCCGGCTGCGGTCTATTCGATCACCAAGTATCTCGACTGGATGAAGAAGTATGCCCCGCCGCAGGCGCAAGGCATGACCTTCTCCGAAGCAGGTCCGGTGCCGGCGCAGGGCAACATCGCCCAGCAGATCTTCTGGTACACCGCCTTCACCGCCGACATGGTGAAGCCCGGTATCCCGGTCGTGAACGCGGACGGCACGCCGAAGTGGCGCATGGCGCCGTCGCCGCACGGGTCGTACTGGAAAGACGGCATGAAGCTCGGCTACCAGGACGCCGGCTCGGCGACGCTGCTGAAGTCGACCCCACCCGATCGCCGCAAGGCGGCCTGGCTCTATCTGCAGTTCATCAACTCCAAGACGGTCAGCTTGAAGAAGAGCCATGTCGGCCTCACGTTTGTGCGTGAATCCGACATCTGGGACAAGTCGTTCACCGAGCGCGCGCCGAAGCTCGGCGGCCTGATCGAGTTCTACCGCTCGCCCGCCCGCGTGCAGTGGACGCCCACCGGCAACAACGTGCCTGACTATCCGAAGCTTGCGCAATTGTGGTGGCAGAACATCGGCGATGCGTCGTCCGGTGCAAAGACGCCGCAAGCTGCGATGGATGCGCTGGCCGCAGCCCAGGACTCGGTGCTCGAACGTCTCGAAAAGAGTGGCGTGCAGAAAGAGTGCGGGCCGAAGCTGAACAAGAAAGAGACCGCCGAGTTCTGGTTCGCCAAGGCCGAGAAAGACAAGACCATCGCGCCGCAGCGCAAGCTGGCGAACGAGAAGCCGAAGGGCGAGACGGTCGACTACGACGCGCTGATCAAGTCGTGGCCGGCTACGCCGCCGAAGCGGGCCGAGGCGAAGTGA
- a CDS encoding DUF2160 domain-containing protein has product MENIAWMAWTLPTAIFFVMLALALGVMTWLGIAYPEAERVGILRIPTTRGDRLFISLVLAAVIHLLWIAFVGTDPVATLPIGEGVEISSLWLATLISLVSAVAIFRTV; this is encoded by the coding sequence ATGGAGAACATCGCATGGATGGCCTGGACACTGCCGACCGCGATCTTCTTCGTCATGCTGGCGCTGGCGCTCGGCGTAATGACATGGCTTGGAATCGCGTATCCCGAAGCCGAGCGCGTCGGCATCCTGCGCATTCCGACCACGCGCGGCGACCGGCTGTTCATTTCGCTGGTGCTTGCCGCCGTCATTCATTTGCTGTGGATCGCCTTCGTCGGCACCGATCCGGTCGCCACTCTGCCGATCGGAGAGGGCGTTGAGATTTCGAGCCTGTGGCTCGCAACCCTGATTTCGCTCGTCTCGGCCGTTGCGATCTTTCGCACGGTCTGA
- a CDS encoding carbohydrate ABC transporter permease: MHSIPGRRLIISLFLIFLLLPIYWLVNMSFKTNAEIVTTMTLWPHQPTLENYKRIFTDESWYSGYINSLTYVLINTVISIAVALPAAYGFSRYRFLGDKHLFFWLLSNRMAPAAVFALPFFNLYSALNLFDTPWAVALAHCIFNVPLAVWILEGFVSGVPREIDETAFLDGYSFPRFFVKILVPLIASGIGVAAFFCFMFSWVELLLARTLTSVNAKPISAIMTRTVSAAGMDWGLLAAAGVLTIIPGALVIWFVRNYIARGFALGRV, from the coding sequence ATGCATTCGATTCCCGGCCGCCGCCTCATCATCTCGCTGTTTTTGATTTTCCTGCTGTTGCCGATCTACTGGCTCGTCAACATGAGCTTCAAGACCAATGCCGAGATCGTAACCACGATGACGCTGTGGCCGCACCAGCCGACGCTGGAAAACTACAAGCGCATCTTCACCGACGAGAGCTGGTATTCCGGCTACATCAACTCACTGACCTATGTGCTGATCAACACCGTGATCTCGATCGCGGTGGCGTTGCCGGCCGCCTATGGCTTCTCGCGCTATCGTTTCCTCGGCGACAAACATTTGTTCTTCTGGCTGTTGTCGAATCGCATGGCGCCGGCCGCTGTATTCGCGCTGCCGTTCTTCAACCTCTATTCGGCACTCAACCTGTTCGATACGCCGTGGGCGGTCGCGTTGGCGCATTGCATCTTCAATGTGCCGCTTGCGGTCTGGATCCTCGAAGGCTTCGTCTCGGGCGTGCCGCGTGAGATCGACGAGACCGCATTCCTCGACGGCTATTCGTTCCCGCGCTTCTTCGTCAAAATCCTGGTGCCGCTGATCGCTAGCGGCATCGGCGTCGCCGCGTTCTTCTGCTTCATGTTCTCCTGGGTCGAATTGCTGCTGGCCCGCACATTGACCTCAGTCAATGCCAAGCCGATCTCTGCCATCATGACACGCACCGTCTCGGCCGCCGGCATGGACTGGGGCCTCTTGGCTGCCGCCGGCGTGCTCACCATTATCCCCGGTGCGCTGGTGATCTGGTTCGTCCGAAACTACATCGCGCGCGGTTTCGCGCTGGGCAGGGTGTAG
- a CDS encoding carbohydrate ABC transporter permease codes for MDKIVNQKAWFLVLPVFAVVAFSAILPLMTVVNYSMQDTFGNNQFFWNGVGWFKELLDPSTDLGGRFLASLGRNLLFSAIILAIEVPLGIVVALSMPREGWTVAVCLVILALPLLIPWNVVGTIWQIFGRPDIGLLGYTLNSLGFDYNYVSNEFDAWATVIVMDVWHWTSLVALLCYAGLKSIPDAYYQAAQIDGASRWAVFKAIQLPKMNRVLLIAVLLRFMDSFMIYTEPFVVTGGGPGNSTTFVSIELVKIALGQFDLGKAAALSLVYNLIILIVCWVFYTVMTNAGAERPAKKGGA; via the coding sequence ATGGACAAGATCGTCAACCAAAAAGCCTGGTTTCTGGTGCTGCCGGTATTCGCGGTGGTCGCGTTCTCCGCGATTCTGCCGCTGATGACGGTGGTGAACTATTCGATGCAGGACACGTTCGGCAACAACCAGTTCTTCTGGAACGGCGTCGGCTGGTTCAAGGAGCTGCTCGATCCCTCGACCGATCTCGGCGGCCGCTTCCTGGCCTCGCTCGGCCGCAATTTGTTGTTCTCGGCCATCATCCTCGCGATCGAGGTGCCGCTCGGTATCGTGGTGGCGCTGTCGATGCCGCGCGAGGGCTGGACGGTTGCCGTCTGTCTCGTCATCCTGGCGCTGCCGCTGCTTATTCCGTGGAACGTGGTCGGAACGATCTGGCAGATTTTCGGCCGGCCCGATATCGGCCTGCTCGGCTATACGCTCAACAGCCTCGGCTTCGACTACAACTACGTCTCCAACGAGTTCGACGCCTGGGCCACCGTCATCGTGATGGACGTGTGGCACTGGACCAGCCTCGTGGCCCTGCTGTGCTACGCCGGACTGAAGTCGATCCCGGACGCGTACTACCAGGCGGCTCAGATCGACGGCGCCTCGCGCTGGGCGGTATTCAAGGCGATCCAATTGCCGAAGATGAACCGCGTGCTGCTGATCGCCGTGCTGCTGCGCTTCATGGACAGTTTTATGATCTATACCGAGCCGTTCGTGGTGACCGGCGGCGGACCCGGCAACTCGACCACCTTCGTTTCGATCGAACTGGTCAAGATCGCGCTCGGGCAATTCGACCTCGGCAAGGCTGCCGCTCTCTCGCTCGTCTACAATTTGATCATCCTGATCGTGTGCTGGGTGTTCTACACCGTCATGACCAACGCCGGGGCCGAACGCCCCGCCAAGAAGGGAGGTGCCTGA